The Melopsittacus undulatus isolate bMelUnd1 chromosome 24, bMelUnd1.mat.Z, whole genome shotgun sequence genome includes a window with the following:
- the PPP1R13L gene encoding relA-associated inhibitor — translation MASERLQSAQDLLDLTFQSLAMQHMDLKQVELDTAVAKVDELSRQLESLWSDGPGPPPRVGSVGMGIGDDSVLKRRPQKAWNESDLDLVYEKKPHSGGGFDRPSPSLGLMLSPWRESSLDGAGGGKDPYVGHSSTLPRNFKLPPGERRGPEGPFPSPPSRSSLPDPLLPDPQFPDAAAPLFLDPGLPDTAEPLRLREPQLPDTAEPPRLRLPQLPDAVAPRFLDQGLPDAAEPPRPRDRQLPDAAAPVLRDPQLPDTAEPPRLRDSVLPEAVAPVLREQQLPDTEPPRPRLPQLPDAAAPRLRDPVLPDAVAPVLPTPQLPDAADPPRPLSPTRLQPLLPPEAQRDPGFRALARSLAELPRPLKRRGSRELSVAPPPPRARQYRELIARLLHRAPPPHDVTVTTPTPAATPTALEPDPARRQSPPPEPPPDGPAPVPGLRSALRDPGSPRKRPGARVRMNPLVLLLDAALTGELDVVQRAVAELNDPSQPNDEGITALHNAICGAHYGIVEFLIASGADVNSPDSHGWTPLHCAASCNDTSICVALVRHGAAIFATTASDGSLAVEKCDPYREGYSDCYNYLTEVEQGMGVLNSGVVYALWDYSAALGDELSFREGEPVTVLRRQRPGDVDWWWGSLYGHEGFVPRNYFGLFPRLRPQRRKL, via the exons ATGGCGAGCGAGCGGCTGCAGAGCGCTCAGGACCTGCTGGACCTCACCTTCCAAT CGCTGGCCATGCAGCACATGGACCTGAAGCAGGTGGAGCTGGACACGGCTGTGGCCAAGGTGGATGAGTTATCCCGGCAGCTGGAATCCCTGTGGAGCGACGGGCCCGGGCCCCCCCCCAGGGTAGGAAGTGTTGGGATGGGAATTGGGG ATGATTCCGTGCTCAAGCGGCGCCCTCAGAAAGCCTGGAACGAGTCCGACCTGGATCTGGTTTATGAGAAGAAGCCCCACAGTGGGGGGGGGTTCGACC GTCCCTCCCCAtcactggggctgatgctgTCACCATGGAGGGAGTCGAGCCTGGATGGGGCCGGAGGGGgcaag gaCCCCTATGTGGGGCACAGCTCCACCCTGCCCCGTAACTTCAAGCTGCCGCCGGGGGAGCGCCGGGGCCCGGAGGGTCCATTCC cctcccccccctcccgctCCTCTCTCCCGGATCCGCTGCTCCCGGACCCTCAGTTCCCGGACGCGGCGGCTCCGTTGTTCCTGGATCCGGGATTACCGGATACAGCGGAGCCCCTGCGGCTGCGGGAGCCGCAGTTACCGGATACAGCGGAGCCCCCTCGGCTGCGGCTCCCGCAGTTACCGGACGCGGTGGCTCCTCGGTTCCTGGACCAGGGGTTACCGGATGCAGCGGAGCCTCCACGGCCGCGGGACCGGCAGTTACCGGATGCAGCGGCTCCGGTGCTCCGGGACCCGCAGTTACCGGATACAGCGGAGCCCCCGCGGCTCCGGGATTCGGTGTTACCGGAGGCGGTGGCTCCGGTGCTCCGGGAGCAGCAGTTACCGGACACGGAGCCCCCTCGGCCGCGGCTCCCGCAGTTACCGGACGCGGCTGCTCCTCGGCTCCGGGACCCGGTGTTACCGGACGCGGTGGCTCCGGTGCTCCCGACCCCGCAGTTACCGGATGCTGCGGACCCCCCTCGGCCGCTCAGCCCCACTCGGCTGCAGCCGCTGCTGCCTCCGGAGGCTCAGCGGGATCCCGGTTTTCGCGCCTTGGCGCGCTCCCTGGCGGAGCTCCCGCGCCCGCTCAAGCGCCGCGGTTCCCGCGAGCTGAGCGTGGCCCCGCCCCCGCCGCGCGCGCGCCAGTACCGCGAGCTCATCGCGCGCCTCCTGCACCGGGCCCCGCCCCCACATGACGTCACTGTGACCACGCCCACCCCCGCGGCCACGCCCACCGCCCTGGAGCCGGACCCCGCCC GACGCCAGAGCCCCCCCCCGGAGCCGCCCCCCGACGGCCCCGCGCCGGTACCG GGGCTCCGCTCGGCGCTCCGGGATCCAGGGTCCCCCCGCAAGCGGCCGGGGGCGCGGGTGCGGATGAACCCACTCGTGCTGCTGCTGGACGCGGCGCTCACCGGGGAGCTCGATGTGGTGCAGAGAGCGGTGGCCGAG CTCAACGACCCGAGCCAGCCCAACGACGAGGGGATCACTGCACTGCACAACGCTATCTGTGGGGCTCACTATGGGATCGTCGAGTTCCTCATTGCCAGTGGGGCCGATGTCAACTCCCCCGACAGCCACGGGTG gacccccctgCACTGCGCGGCCTCGTGCAATGACACCAGCATCTGCGTGGCCCTGGTCCGCCACGGAGCCGCCATCTTTGCCACCACCGCCAGCGACGGCAGCCTGGCCGTGGAGAAGTGTGACCCCTACCGGGAGGGCTACAGTGACTGCTACAACTACCTCACCG AGGTGGAGCAGGGCATGGGGGTCCTCAACAGTGGAGTGGTTTACGCGCTCTGGGATTACAGCGCAGCATTGGGGGATGAGCTCTCGTTCCGGGAGGGGGAGCCGGTGACGGTGCTGAGGCGCCAGCGCCCTGGGGACGTGGATTGGTGGTGGGGGTCCCTGTATGGACACGAGGGCTTCGTGCCCCGCAACTACTTTGGG CTCTTCCCGAGGCTCCGCCCCCAGCGCCGGAAGCTTTGA
- the ERCC1 gene encoding DNA excision repair protein ERCC-1 has protein sequence MAAAEEVPSVPPDPKAPDPGGVSTGAAPPQPQPMPRPRSSSIVVSPRQRGNPVLRFIRNVPWEYGDTVADYVLGQSSCALFLSLRYHHLHPDYIHQRLRELGRGFVLRVLLLQVDVKDPQRALMDLAKICVLSDCTLLLAWSPEEAARYLETFKAFEQKPPDLLRERRERGFVPTMSDCLTSIKAVNRTDALSLLSTFGSLAAMAAASKEDLSLCPGVGPQKAKRLFDVLHEPFLQTPK, from the exons ATGGCGGCGGCGGAGGAG GTGCCGTCGGTGCCACCGGATCCCAAGGCTCCGGATCCGGGGGGGGTCAGCACCGGAGCtgcccccccccaaccccaacCCATGCCCCGCCCCCGGAGCAGCAGCATCGTGGTGAGCCCCAGGCAG cgtGGGAACCCAGTGCTGCGCTTCATCCGGAATGTTCCATGGGAATATGGGGACACTGTCGCTGACTACGTCCTGGGACAGAGCTCCTGCGCCCTGTTCCTCAG CCTGCGCTATCACCACCTTCACCCTGATTACATCCATCAGCGCCTGCGGGAGCTGGGCAGGGGCTTTGTGCTgcgggtgctgctgctgcaggtggatGTG AAGGATCCCCAGAGGGCACTGATGGACCTGGCCAAGATCTGTGTCCTGAGTGACTGCACCCTCCTGCTGGCCTGGAG ccccgagGAGGCCGCTCGGTACCTGGAGACCTTCAAAGCCTTCGAGCAGAAGCCTCCGGATCTGCTGCGGGAGCGACGGGAGCGCGGCTTCGTGCCCACG ATGAGCGACTGCTTGACCAGCATCAAGGCAGTGAACAGGACAGATGCCCTGAGCCTGCTCAGCACCTTTGGG TCACTTGCAGCCATGGCAGCTGCTTCCAAGGAGGATCTATCCCTTTGTCCTGGTGTGGGGCCCCAAAAG GCCAAGCGCCTCTTTGATGTCCTGCACGAGCCCTTCCTGCAGACCCCTAAGTGA
- the POLR1G gene encoding DNA-directed RNA polymerase I subunit RPA34, whose product MEGPLRFQCPPEFEAAPPPGPSLVGAAPELWLIRAPPDFNPESLEGCSVPLDHSVQFQPLPHGGAAEPSGSHCLYGARGAPGGAGGLLLLTPTAPSGALGCAPPLQGVLSITQSFGAPPEPPPGRRKRKKRKKEVMEEPPEGGRRGKHKEEAMG is encoded by the exons ATGGAGG GCCCGTTACGGTTCCAGTGCCCCCCCGAGTTCGaggctgccccccccccgggccctTCCTTGGTTGGTGCCGCCCCCGAGCTGTGGCTGATCCGGGCCCCCCCCGACTTCAACCCCGAGAG CCTGGAGGGCTGCTCCGTGCCCCTGGACCACTCGGTGCAGTTCCAGCCGCTGCCGCACGGGGGCGCAGCTGAGCCCAGCGGCTCCCATTGCCTCTATGGGGCGCGGGGGGCgccggggggggccggggggctCCTCCTCTTGACCCCCACGGCCCCAAGCGGAGCCTtgggctgtgccccccccctGCAAGGGGTCCTCTCCATCACCCAAAGCTTCGGGGCCCCCCCCGAGCCCCccccagggaggaggaagaggaagaagaggaagaaggaggtgatggaggagcCCCCCgaggggggcaggagggggaagCACAAGGAGGAGGCAATGGGGTGA